One genomic segment of Garra rufa chromosome 13, GarRuf1.0, whole genome shotgun sequence includes these proteins:
- the LOC141283322 gene encoding polymeric immunoglobulin receptor-like has translation MRDRFYLFFLMLHFTTGCVVSDEKPTVIVTGYTGGSVVLPCSCADPQSTTFTWEFAKGNQWIPVFEDEKYSGRSVLFHERSPTNLSLLISDLRMNDQGYYSCKTEPNTFTYVRLEVKGCNLVQNSWMFYVTGYSGGSVVLPCSCTELLAKPEHIQWIFFIGNKYKQIYPNEQIESYKNRVKLFNPNTPGNLSLQISALTTDDRGVYQCIVSSLQVVSFRLTVLHAEEKPRVHIISLTTHQPSHQTQELPPLQQSHHTPQYIYILVTVFPVVLLLAFLALSSRYGKDEVSCSDAVCVKTSSTTAHAQNDTLELPEYVNVNAKHA, from the exons ATGAGGGACCGTTTTTATCTTTTCTTCCTTATGCTTCATTTCACCACAG GCTGTGTTGTGTCAGATGAGAAGCCGACAGTAATAGTAACAGGATACACAGGTGGTTCAGTTGTGCTGCCCTGCTCCTGTGCTGATCCTCAGTCTACAACATTTACCTGGGAGTTTGCGAAGGGAAATCAATGGATTCCAGTATTTGAAGATGAGAAATACAGTGGCAGAAGTGTGCTGTTTCATGAACGTTCTCCAACAAATCTGTCTCTTCTCATTTCTGACCTCAGAATGAATGACCAGGGCTACTACAGCTGTAAGACTGAACCAAATACTTTTACATATGTTCGCTTAGAAGTTAAAG GGTGTAATTTGGTTCAGAACAGCTGGATGTTTTATGTGACTGGATATTCAGGAGGGTCTGTGGTTCTGCCCTGCTCCTGCACTGAACTACTGGCTAAACCTGAACACATACAATGGATATTTTTTATTGGAAATAAATATAAGCAAATTTACCCAAATGAACAGATTGAGAGTTACAAGAACAGAGTCAAACTGTTCAATCCAAACACTCCAGGAAATCTTTCTCTACAAATATCAGCACTGACCACAGACGACCGAGGAGTCTATCAGTGTATTGTTTCGTCTCTACAAGTAGTCTCCTTCAGACTTACTGTACTTCATGCTGAAG AGAAACCACGTGTCCATATTATTAGTTTAACAACACATCAACCGTCACACCAAACACAAGAACTTCCACCACTTCAACAATCCCATCACACACCACAAT ATATTTACATTTTAGTGACTGTGTTTCCTGTAGTGCTGTTACTGGCATTTCTGGCATTATCTTCTAGATATGGAAAG GATGAAGTGTCATGTTCTGATGCTGTCTGTGTTAAAACCTCATCTACAACAGCTCATGCACAGAATGACACATTAGAGCTCCCTGAGTATGTTAATGTCAATGCTAAACATGCTTGA